CAGTAAATTTAGTTGTGCCAAAAGAGACACAACCACACTGTAGCTGCATCAACTGAAATGCTAGATGTATGCATCTCAGGGACGGGGTGAAACCCCAAAACTGTTCCTTATTAGCAAGCatcctcctttctttcccctcctctcaTCAGAGAAAAAAGGTGAGACGTAAAAACGTGGGTACTGTTGCAGATTTGTGCCAGGGATATACTCGCTTTGTCATCTGAatcctttgcatttttttaattcaagagAATCACATGAAGTTTCTACCCTAACTAGTTTTCAGACTTCACAGAATAAAGttaaggagaaagagaaaagagattcAGGATTAGAAAGTGCCCACTGAAGTCTGAATATAGGAATGGAGAGAAATTTCCAAGTGAAGTCCTGCACAGTGGGAAACTTGCACCGTAATTGTAATTTACCACTTGGGCTGACAGGCAAAAGGACCAACATAGAGACAGTGACTACTTTTCAGAATTTATTGTAAAAAATAGTATTAAACAATAGGAAAAATGCCACTCCTTGTTCAAGCCACCACATATTGCTTTATGTGGAAACAATGGAAAAATTTGACAGAAATTTATTTACCCATTCCTATCCATATATCAGATGATTCCAGCTACTCAGGACATGCTCATGGGAAAAATATCGGCAGTATCACAGCATATGgaagtggaaataaaaaacatgCAGTATTTTCAATTGCAGTTGGGAGGCCTATTTCCTGGAGTCTAGAGATCATGTTGTTTTATCTGTTTTCCTTTAGCATTATGTACATTATCAGACTTTCATAACTTCAGACACCAGCATAAAGCCCTGATTTTTTGCCAACAGTGACATACCCTCCTCAAAGATAAATGTGGAAACCATAATGCCTGCCTTACTTCTGTTTGcaatttcctttccacaggaacATGCAGATGATATAGTTCCTGCTAACATATATTTAAAGCTTGGCTAGCCCTTTTTCACTTATACCAGTTCAACCCCAGTGGAGGTCCTCAGGGCAGCACAAACAATGGAGAACAGACTTCCAGCACTGCAATCCATTTGTTCTGGCCAAAAACTGCTTGTCCTAACACCAAATTACATACTCTGTATGAGAACTTCTTTGTCTACAAACAGAAGTATGTCAGATTCTGCATTAAATCATATtacaaaaaatgtaaaacaataCATTccacaattatttttttgtggattttctAGCTCATCTCAAAACTGTGAAGTACCAGTGTTAGCTCAGACAGAGCTCAGTTTTAACAGAGACCCAAAATAATGGGTGCACAATAGTATTCACCTGGTGCAATTAGCTGCATTATCAATTGGCAAAAAGTTGACTTAGTTTCACACTTTGAAGCATTAACCAGAGAAAACTTGAATTACATGGCACTGTTGAGACCACCTCAGTTTCAAGTCAAGGGATGCACTTACACACAGGTGCATTGTTGTAGGTATGACATGAGTATTGAACCCAAATACTCAGGAAATGGGGATAACGCTAAGTAAGAGCACCTAACCAttctttttccactgctgtgctTGATGAAAACTTGTAACAACAGCTTGAGGTGAGGTGATGCAAATGACAGTCACTGGAGCAGAGTGCAGTGGAAATTTTGGTCATTCTGAAAGAAGATACAATGGAGCAATACAGAAAATTCCAGAACAAGAGGCCAAAGtcaaacattttttctcttgcacaccataaaaagtattttggttACGAATTACCACTGCAAATAGCCTTCTCATAGATAAAACTAAAAATGTCTCTGCctaaaaagctttgaaaagggtcaaaaccccacaaaccgtAACTAAAGACCTTTCTCTAAGTCCTCTTCCCTTCTGAGTTGCAAGAGCCTCCTTATTTTAAGGAAGACCCTCCTCTTGGTCAATCAATTCCGTTTTGGTGGAGAACACATCAGCCAACATGTGCTTTGGGATTTCAGATCCCCGTACTTTCAACGTGTAGCAGGCATTCTCTACTTTTGCCAGACTCTGTTTCAAGGTATAGAGCTTCTTTGAGACTTCGTAAGGTCCAGTGTTGCCAATGAAAGTAAACCCATCGTAAATCTGCCGCAAGAACTGGCTCAGTTCAAAGGGCGTGTCTATGTCCCCGTTCCCAACGCTGCTGATGCACAGCCGCATCAGCTCTCCCGTCAGATCAGCCACTCCCAGCAGGTAATCCACGGGTGTTACCTTCAGGCTCCAAGTATGGGGCTGTTTATCATGGGCATTGGAGGTCTGGGGACAGAACAGAAGAAAGTCCAGTACAGAGAACTGTGACAAAGCCGTCCGTAATGGGTCAAATACACAAACTCATCTAGCATAACTGGAAATTTAAAACATTCTGGAAAATTAAGTATGATAAACATACCCTAACTCTACCATCTTTATTTGCAAACAGAATTATCACATCTCTGTAGCAACATTTATTTgcagttgtttggggttttttttcatctgacaGATCTTGGCCTGAtagattttttcctaaatggTCTGTCCAAAACTAGcaaatcaattaaaaatagtCTGCATTATGAAAACAAACCACATAATTTTGTAATACTGTCTtgaatttcaaaatatattctCTACAAGAAGCCATAGTCTTCTCAGATCTGTTTTGTATCAACTGAGCTTAttaaaagagcaaacaaaaatcTTAATGAAGTAAACCCATTACAAAGTTACAAGTTTGCTCCTATATCCAAGTTTCCAATACTTTTTATTGCCATAATATTGGTAACATGGGAGACAATGCAGGTTtctgtgatgccatgatgatttttgccttttcttttatataccttttataTAACTTTTATATAGCTTTTATGTATCCTCAGTGTTCTTAACATGCATACTTGTAATTCCTAAGTCCGATAACTTAGCATAATCCTAATATTTTATTAAACCAAGAAACCAGACATCCTAAAGGCATCGCAGTTGGAGGCCAAAAAGCCCTATGCTATCCTGAAAAACCAAGGTCCTCTCTAAAACGCATCCTGTAAACTAAAATTAAGCccatccaggaaaaaaattcctcaaaatgagaaaatatcaTGCTaatcattcaagcctctcattgggaaACCTTTCATAAATACTCTAATTTGCAAGATCTATAAATTGTATATGTGGTCTATCATATGGGTGCATTTTGGCGCATTCCACCTTGGCGAAGTGGTGCACCATAAGGATCCTTATTAAATACCGAAGTAAGacccttttttcccttaacTGTGTCTGGCTCTTAATTTTTAAGATCAGGAAAAGGCAACATCTGTCTGTTCACTTGTTCCCATAATATGCTATCTACCCAAACTGACAGATCTGGTCAGAGGCATGCAGACTGCAGTTAACAACTTCATACTCTGTTAAAACAAGTGTGCCACAATGGACTTGCCtctggtaaaaataaattaatttaagcTAAAAATCAGGCTTCTCTGCAAATATCTTACCaagagaataaagaaagaaTGAGAAGTGCTTTACAGCAGAATCTCTTCAGCAGAAGCAGACTCAGGAATTTATGTAAAGTAGCATTACTGTAGACTGCACCTCGACTGCACATGCACTTCTGTAGATTGCTACCAAATCACTGTTGTGCCCTGCCAACAATCAAACTGCACCCAGTTTACTGTGGTTGGTGACAGTAGTTTTTCCCTACGAGCCCTTTAGGGCAGGGTAGGAGTAGAGGCAAGTCAAGAAACAGCAGATATGGTATTAGGGCTAAGGTATGATGGGACACCAGCTTGTCCTCTGAAAGGAATCAGCTCCAGGAGAGTTACAAATGACGAAGCTAAGACACGTGCAGGGTGTTTTACACAAGGCGAATACAGTGCCTCCAGTGACTAGTTCAATACCAGCAGTTAAGATTTCATTTGTGGAGTTCATCCTGCCTTGGTTTGTCTCCCCCAACTTCTCCAACATCACAATACCCCAGCAAGTCTTACAGACAGTCCCAGGCACTAAAAATCCATCCATTACATTTGTTACGTAGTATTTCACCGGCCTGGATCTTTCGCCGTACCAGAAAAGAGTTCAGTTTGTTCTGAATAAAAAGGATGTGAAATTTATAAACTTGTATCCCACGGATTTAGTTTACTACTTATCAGAATAAAAAGCATGTTTTGAACAAGTTAGTCAAAGCCCACATGTATATCTAATCCCATTCCACGAATTGGCCTTATTTAATCAGATGCCAAAAATGTGACTAAGCCTTCTTGCTGCATTTCCATCCCAGAAAGATGTTTGTCaattgagaaaagaaaaacttttaccatgtttgttgtttcttctctgtcttctgCTGTAAATATTAGTTGTTTGTTGATCTCTTCAACACTAATCAAAGATCGTGTTTTGATAAAATACTGAAACGAAACTGCCTCAACATATTCTTGAAGTCCTGCAAAAACAGCAGAATTAAGCTAATGCTTCAACTTTCCAGCAATGATCCATGctcaaaattatttgttttttaagaaatcttTTAAGTGAGACTATTCGAACGTTACCAGCAGAAAGTGAAAACTAACACAATCCAGAAATAACATTGAAACATAATCTAACATAGTGCATTTCTGAAGTATGAAAGTCTGACCGAGCACACTGACAAGCAAGTTTTACTCCAACTGCATTTTTCATGCAGAACCTTCTATAATTTCAATATAAAGCATCATGGTACTCTCAGAAACATACTGaacagcagctccccacagtGTTCTCAAGCACTCATACTTGGACCAGTATTGTTTAATATCTGCATCGATGTCATAAAGTGTTGGatcgagtgcaccctcagtaaatttgcagataACACCAAGTTGTGCAGTGCAgctgacacacctgaaggatgggatgccatccagagggatctggatAAGCTTGAGAAGTTGGGCTCATGGGAATCCCATGCAGTTTAACAAGagcaagtgcaaggtgctgcacctgggtcaggagATTCTCAGTATCAAcgcaggctgggggatgaacagattgagagcagcccagcCCTCAAGAAGGACTTACAGTAGATACttgtttaaaactgaatttcccACTTCTCCATTTTGTGGGAATCAGGCTCCTTAAAATACACAGGCTTGGTGAAATTAATGTTCAAGACAAAGCATCTGTTGTTACAAATCACTCcagagcaaataaataaataaataaataatcaaacAAGCAAACCAGACAGGACTGTGATGTCCAATGAGAGGACTAACAGGTGATCCTGCtttggcaggagggttggactaGGTCATCTCTAgaggtccttcccaaccctAACTGTTCCATGATTGTAAAAATATAGGAGTGACTGCTCTGTCTAAAAGAACTTACACTCTACAATTAAGGCCTGCAGGGGGACAAAAGGAGTCGATGTGTTGGCAAGGGAATAAAAGGCAGGATAACAAATGTAGCTTATACCAGATTTGTATGCCATCTACAGCTACCTGCCACAATTACCTCTCACTACCTACTTAGCAGATGGTGATTTTATTATGCATTACAGCAAAGGTGAgatctaaaaaaaaagagtttgaaCATTCAGAGATTTCACAGGTTGTCAGCTTTTCCTTATGTGCAGAGAGCAGATTTGGGGGAAGCATGTAAGAAAAGTTCATAAGCAGCAAGCTGAAGCTGGCACTGTTGgtgggaaaaaaggcagaaacaaaGCTGGAACAGCCACGGCAGTACTGAGCTAAAAAAAGTTGTAAAGACAAAGTCAATGCCTGTGTATATCTGACCCATGAACAGCGAAAGCCCAAAGAGGACATTAAAGGAACAGACACATGACAGAGATGGTTCTAGCAGAGCTATTCTGAGCCATTTTAAGGGGATGACTTCACTTCAAGAGAAGCAAACAGGTATCATGCTGCAAGAGGGCCAGGATTAGACAATAGTTTTGTCAATGAGAAAATGAGGATGCAACCAAGGGTACCAGAAGTAGAATCCTGTTTCCATTAGAAAATCTTAATCCCCTCAACTGACCTGTACCAGAGCCAGGGCCTCAGCCTATAGAAATATGCAGGAAGAAGCAAATTTAGACTTCACCTGGATCAAAGAAATAGTCTaaatcaaaaagaagagaacATAGATTTGAATAACAGACGAGGGTGGAAATACCTTGAAAAACTAGCATAACCTCAAGGGGTAGGAGGCTTTCCATATTACAGTCACAAAAGTGTGAAAAGTgacctgcattttttttccttttaaatatgtgtttGAGCAGAAGCAACTCAGAACAGCAATTCAGCCTGCACCCTTTCTAGTactccacagcagcagtgggaaaagcagaataaatatGCAGCAACCAAACTcacactcagcactgctgttcaCAAACCAGAACATAAACAGGGAGCTGGCAAGGCCAATTAAACATCATAATTTAATCAACAGAATTCAGGTAAAGCATTCTGAGCACAAGCAATAGAAGAATACTAGATAAAAGCTACTCAGGATCTGTTAAGATAAATAActtcagaagctgcagagaggtAGATTTCATCACTCACTCCTTCCCTGACTTACCTTCTGATGTAACAGGACCAGTAATTCATTAGgaaattttggctttttctgtAAGCTACCAGATACAGCAGCACTCAACATGACAACATCTGTGAGAATCTCTCTCTGCTATCTGTGGAGAAGACTATCACACATGAAGAATCAACTTGGCATTTTCCACAGCTCTCAGAGAGATCAAATCAGCCCTCAAACCTTTTGGTAAACAGTTTTCTCGATCAGTCAGATCTCCCACTTTCAACTCACTCCACTTTACTACTTCACACATTTTTTGACCTTTTCCAAGTGTTTGGCTCCTCTGTTCTTTCATCTTTATGTACTTTTTTATGTGGGCATATTTATATGCATGTACACACATAGATCTTTGCTTCCTCCTGCCATCCCACCCTAGCTGACATGTTCCAGCCTTGTGCTCCTTCCTTTTGTTTAACAACACCATGTGAATGTTGCACACAATCTGCCATTTACTGTCACATTTTCACAATTAGGGAATCTATCTCCCACTATTTAGTAAGCCTTACAAAACTCATTTAAAGTTACCATTACAAATAGACTGGTAACAAATCCTGTTCAAAACTATTTTGCAAAAAACATtagtattttacttttttctttttttttagtaagtCCTTCTTCTAGAAGTAGCTACAATATGACATTTCAATGACCCAAGACCTTGAAATAGGGTATTTCCATGTGCAGGTAGAAGGATGTTTAAACACGTTATGTTTTAACTTAATGGTAGGACATCCGCTATTTTCAGCAAATAATTCCCAAGGTGAAAAACCCCGTCCCATTTCACTACACCATCCAACAATACCTTTCCCCTTATGCTCTTGTTTTGGATTTATTCCAAAATTGGCTTATTTATGGACGGAGCTGCCAGTAATGGAATAGTTTATAAGACTGCCTTTtataggtttggggttttttgtagtaCACGGTCAAAAATCCCAATTAAAAACACTGTATTATTTTTACTAGTACCTCTTAAAATTACAGATGTAAGGTAAAAAAGTAACTGCTTAagtattttgatattttatttcatttattccaTATAAACAGCTTGTACTAGAGAAGTGACAGTGACCCAGTCTAGCAGCTCCCTTCTAcgttttaaatatttattttctacatAAGAACTAGAGAGCTACACTGAGATATCTTCTGAGCATGTATCTATAAAGAAAGGAGATTTTTCTGCCTGAAAGCTTGAGCCCTTTTTTGCCAGCTGGTATTCAAGACGTTTTTCCTTAACTACATATGCAAGCtctgagaaagaagaaaaagtagtttGTCTTAGAAACTTAGCAAGAAATTAggtttcttaaataaaaaatgattttaaaaaagtcaTTGGTGCACTCAATCCAAAAGTCAAGTGAATGCACAAGACAGAGGAAAAGCTAGTTCTGTTTAAAGAATGAGTAAATAATAGAAATTACTTAATTGCAGGAGTCATATTAGGGTAAACAGAATCTAATTCCACCTGAGATGTGCATCCATGCATGCATGCAAGTTTCAAACCAGAATGACAGACCAAGTAAGAGGTGAACGTTTCCTcctaaaattttgtttccttcatttCCTCCTTTAAATCTCAGTTCGACAGTTACAAAACAGGTTCAAATAGATTTCATGCTTCTTGATTGTGAAGGTCAGCAATGCCAGTGCCACCTGCCATCTTCCCGAATAAGCAGCTTCTCTCCCTATTTCTTCTcaaacacatttcatttctcatcctttgtcctgtttctcTCTATCTTTCTGTTTAGAGAGGAGCCTGTGCTGATGGTTAGGACACAAGCAGATAGACACAAGTCTGTGCTCTCTCACCCAGCTCCTCCCCTAAGCCGTGCAGCAGGAATCACAGGCCAAGAGCAGCCACTGGAAAGATGGTAGGAAGATATACACAGCAAGTTTCTTCCAGGATCACCGTATGAAGGGTGGGGTACATTATTTACAGGGCGAGTCATGTGAAACTACCCACTTGCTGATTCattacaaaaccaaaacagcaccGACAAGGCTCTATCTTATCCTCATGTTTAGGCTGGCAAGTTACattggcatttaaaaaaaaaatcaaaaaccaaacacagaaaaaaacttctttctcctcccccaaaaccaaagaaggcacaacaaaaaaactccaccaCCAAAACCTAGAAATCCCCACCATaacccagaaaaaaagagtCATATCCTTGTGGAAATCCCaaacagagaaataattctGCAGAATAAAGGGAGCATGGTAAAGTTAAAGAACTCATTCCTAGAAGCATATGGATGAATAAAGGGGAGAACGAGTGAAATAAGCAAACAATTAACCAGGTACATCATCGACTGAAACAAGTACACACAATAAATTAAGAAGTACtaatacaaaaacaaaatccagtGTCCTATTAAGAGGAAACTGGTAATTCACACCCTAATCTATTCCTTTAAAGTTCTCTTCATACTTGACAATGATTCCCAAGATCCACAGGTCTTTTTCTGGGCAGAAGGGGTATAAACttatgtaattaaaataaagctgagGCTATGAAACAATCAAACTGTTTTCTTGATTGTGAGCATGAAGTCAAAGGTTAATTTTACAACATACACTGAAAGAGGATAAAGCCAGCTCTCCTCACAGACAGGAATGTTCTGGACATCCCATTGTGAAAATGGCTTAAAAGGGTAATTCCAGTCAGGGATGGATTTTATAAAACAGTACtaacaaatacaaataaaagtACTAGAACAAAAGTCTATATGAGCTTACAAATTCGGACAAAAACATCTGTTTCTATTCTCTGAGTAGTAATTCAAAAGCTGAGTAGGTTCACTATTATATCAATAATTAAATTCATGTAAATTTTTTCTATAAAGCCCTGAATGCTTTGTTCATTAGTCAATTGCTACTTGACACATCCACGACCATCAAAAAATTCTGTTCTCTTCTAGCTGCATGTGTTAAATGATGTATTTCAGATACTGAAGTGTTAATATTGTTTGCACTTTGTTTAAAGCTGACTACACaccaaattcagggaaaaggTAATACCAAGATTAGTCAGTTTTCccaaaaaccacagaaacaaaTTTAGGTTCCCTATCAGACAGGTGGCTGTGAGAGTTAAATTATTTCTCAAAACAGACACAAAAACCCTTCAAAGAACtgcaaagaatattttaatctcTCATTGCAGAGAACATGTAAATCAAGCCTTTTTTATATTGCTATTAAAAACACATGGACATATGACAAATGACAGGCCTTTTTGCAGATTAATAATTGTGGGTGAGAAATTCacaaacttttattttccttcttcttggGGACCTGAAGGATGTACCATGGTTATTTTTGTTATCAAGGTTTTTGTTCTGAAGTTTGGCGTTTTATTCCAACTCGCCAGTCCCAAACATAGTAATTCTGAAGAGCACCCAATGTTCTACACGAGTTCTTAAAGAAAACTATTCCTGTGACAAGTAGTCTTCCTGATCTCTTTGACTATCCTCAACTACCTTCTAATTAATACAGAGTTTTAAAAGTCATTCAGTCAGATGGCAAATTTTACACTACTGACAGCCTTGAGGGCAAGTGTTCAAGATACCAAAGAAAGGAAGCTCTGACTCAGCCAGGATGTTCACTGATCAAAGAAGAAAGAGCACCTAACACAACACAGCTTCTGCAGTTCAAAACACAGTGAAAGTTCTTCTTAAGATGATGATGTTTCCATGCAACAGACCCAACTCACCAGCACATTAGAAGAACCAACAGTGGCCATTTATCCTCATAAACACAGATCTGCGAGATGGCTGGCACAAAGGTACTTCACCACTCGCCAACTTCTACTTCTCACGTCGTGactacaaaacaaaaacttaaCCACGATGTGCTATCCTGGTCCTTTCTCGGAATGGAGTTCCTCTGTGACACATTCTCCTGTgtgattttaaataaacaaacaaaaaagcttcatagattttttttttttaacttctcttAAGTTCCAGCTGCACTTGGTTCCTGCAAAGGCTGGAGAGATCTGGTCTGTGAATGGCTAATGTCAATAGCTGCAGTgttgaaaaaaattcctgagCCAGAGCACAAGGTCTCCTCCTTTTGCCAGCTATGAAACTGAATTTATAGACAAACAATGTTGCTGGTTTCAGGTTGTCATGTGAATAACTGCAGTATTTGTCGTAATAGTACAGCAGGGCTTTAGGACATTTAGGTCTTAAGATAGAAGtaggaaaatacaatttttgtgATCACGCATCTTTAAAAGACTGTACATAGCTTCTCTTTGGCCTTATGCTGCTCTGAACGGCTCCTGCTGAATTTACACCTCCTTCAGGGATGAGCTGATAATCAATTCTCACATAGTGCATGCCTAGTTTGTTCATGACAGAATTTGCATTCATCTTCGcaggtttgttttaattttttgtgtatGAACATACAAAAcctgaagcagaaaatacaaaatgaaaggCTTTGCAGTTGctggcttttccctttccctagAAGAACCTAGGAAAAAGGCATG
The DNA window shown above is from Corvus hawaiiensis isolate bCorHaw1 chromosome 3, bCorHaw1.pri.cur, whole genome shotgun sequence and carries:
- the TSNAX gene encoding translin-associated protein X, coding for MSGKEGSGGFRKRKHDNFPHGQRREEKENVNPPSALMTSFKSFQLELDTRHDKYERLVKLSRDITIESKRTIFLLHRFTSAPNGEEILSESEVKLDAVRRKIKQVAQELIGEDMYQFHRAISPGLQEYVEAVSFQYFIKTRSLISVEEINKQLIFTAEDREETTNMTSNAHDKQPHTWSLKVTPVDYLLGVADLTGELMRLCISSVGNGDIDTPFELSQFLRQIYDGFTFIGNTGPYEVSKKLYTLKQSLAKVENACYTLKVRGSEIPKHMLADVFSTKTELIDQEEGLP